A window of [Ruminococcus] lactaris ATCC 29176 genomic DNA:
GTTCTTCCACGCTGTATTCTTTGCGACTTATGTCAAAGACATCTTTCAGCCTGTGATGCTTCTGGTAAAACCGCGGCTTTTGATGTATGTATGGTTGGTTGTTTTAAGTTTAGTTGGAGCTGTGATATATAGAAAAATATTAGATGGAATAAAACTTCTTCCAAAGCTATTGAAAGGATAAAATGATGATTTCAATTATTGTACCGGTGTACAATTCCGAAAAATATATTGATAGATGTCTGGATAGTATATTGAATCAGACCTATAAGGACTTGGAAATTGTGTTGGTTAATGACGGCTCAAACGATCAGTCGTTAAAAATTTTAGAGAATTATGCTTTAAGGGATACAAGAATTAAGGTTGTAAATCAGGAGAACAAGGGAGTAGCAGCAGCTAGAAATACCGGATTGGATAATGCTACTGGAGATTACATTCTCTACGTGGATTCGGATGACTGGATTGAAAATAACATGGTCGAGCGTATGGTGGAACTTTCGGCTAATGCGGATATAGTGTTTTGTGGGAACGATAATGCTGTTTCACCGGAGTCTGTAAAAAAAATTATAGGGATTACAAAGGAAATCTGGAATAAAGATAAGATTATCTATGAGTTTTTAAGACACAAAATTATGTCAGGTATGCTTTGGAATAAGCTGATTAAAAGAAGTCTTACTGATGGATGTAGGTTTAATCCGAAGACTGGTTACGGTGAAGATGCAGAGTTTCTCTGGCAGGTACTTCAAAATACAAATAGCATGATAGTGACAAATGAGATACTTTATCATCATGTGCCGGACGAGAACAGCATTTCGCATCTGTCCTATTCAGAAAAAAAGTATTCAGCAATTTCTATGTGGGAGAAAATCAATGCGGATACATCAGCTATTTATCCTGAATATCTGAAATATGCAAGAATCAGTCTTACAAGTGCTGCTGTATTTGGATTATTTGAAGCCCGTCAGTGCTGCTATAAAAATAAGAACCAGTTGAAGTATATGAGAAGTATCACTAGGAAGAACATCGGAGGATTCCTGAAGGCAGATTACATATCAAAAAAATTTAAGGTATATGCCATTGTTGTATGTATCGGCTTTTAAAAAATAGGGAAGGAGTACCGTATGATAGGAATTGTTACCATAAATGATTATTCCAATTTGGGAAATCGTCTGCAAAATTATGCCATGTATACTATCCTGTCTAAGTATGATGAGACTTATAACATTGTAAGATTTTATGGAAGTGGCGGTGTGAAGGATGGAGATTGTTACAAGCCGTCACTGGTAAAGAATATTTTGAGAGTCCCGTATCACATGGCATTAAGTATAAAGAGCAGCCTCACTAATCACAATCAGTACCTTTTAGCAAAGGAAAGAGAAAAGAATTTTTTAGAATTTAATAAGTATATTATAGATCAGGATGAGATCACACCAAAGACCGATTATGAAACACTAAATGCAAAGTATGATTACTTCGTAGCGGGTTCAGATCAGGTGTGGAATCCGAATTTTTATAAGATGTATATTAATATGCTTGGTTTTGCATCAAGTGAGAAGAAGGTAGCGGTATCGCCATCTGTTTCAGTAGAAACATTGACCGACGATCAGATGCAGGAATTTATAAGATATTTATCAGATTATAAAGCATTATCCTGCAGAGAAGAACAGGGCTCAAAGCTGATTGAGTCAATAGTAGGCAGAGAGTGTACTACATTGGTGGATCCAACTCTTATGCTGTCAAAAGAAGAGTGGGATCAGATAATTAAAAAGCCGGTATTCCATGATGAGAAT
This region includes:
- a CDS encoding glycosyltransferase family 2 protein, whose translation is MMISIIVPVYNSEKYIDRCLDSILNQTYKDLEIVLVNDGSNDQSLKILENYALRDTRIKVVNQENKGVAAARNTGLDNATGDYILYVDSDDWIENNMVERMVELSANADIVFCGNDNAVSPESVKKIIGITKEIWNKDKIIYEFLRHKIMSGMLWNKLIKRSLTDGCRFNPKTGYGEDAEFLWQVLQNTNSMIVTNEILYHHVPDENSISHLSYSEKKYSAISMWEKINADTSAIYPEYLKYARISLTSAAVFGLFEARQCCYKNKNQLKYMRSITRKNIGGFLKADYISKKFKVYAIVVCIGF
- a CDS encoding polysaccharide pyruvyl transferase family protein, with amino-acid sequence MIGIVTINDYSNLGNRLQNYAMYTILSKYDETYNIVRFYGSGGVKDGDCYKPSLVKNILRVPYHMALSIKSSLTNHNQYLLAKEREKNFLEFNKYIIDQDEITPKTDYETLNAKYDYFVAGSDQVWNPNFYKMYINMLGFASSEKKVAVSPSVSVETLTDDQMQEFIRYLSDYKALSCREEQGSKLIESIVGRECTTLVDPTLMLSKEEWDQIIKKPVFHDENKKYVLLYFLGNLTEEYKGSIAVISDRYNLEVIDVLDKNSRYYTCGPAEFVWMIKHAELILTDSFHGSVLSYIYDKPFRIFGRVDGNVSMNSRLVNLLDKLQLSEKTYITKDSSLDNLLEVHYDKHCLEAEQKKFRKYLDEAFERGK